From the genome of Methanothermobacter sp., one region includes:
- a CDS encoding DUF2109 family protein, which translates to MIEETIISCIIIYMVLRLFITQNRLERMPYLNVINFGVAAIITLKNPSPLGAITSMVYFILATVGANAIAFTISKVKEIEG; encoded by the coding sequence ATGATAGAAGAAACAATCATCTCATGTATAATAATATATATGGTTTTAAGACTCTTCATAACCCAGAATAGGTTAGAAAGGATGCCATACCTCAATGTCATAAATTTTGGGGTTGCGGCGATTATAACACTCAAAAATCCATCACCACTAGGTGCAATAACATCAATGGTATATTTCATACTCGCAACTGTAGGCGCCAATGCAATAGCATTCACCATAAGCAAAGTAAAGGAGATAGAAGGATGA
- a CDS encoding phosphate ABC transporter substrate-binding protein, with protein sequence MHLEIKWKGGILLIFVIVLYLLFRPGVHYERIEIAGSTSVQPVAEKLAAEYMKKHPDVKINVQGGGSGMGIRTAQQGVVDIGTSSKSLKPEEKDGLKEYVIGKDGIVIAVNKENPIDDLTKEQLRDIFSGKIRNWKEVGGPDAEIHVIVREEGSGTRSSFQSLVMKDAKIRSDAIVQGSTESVKQSVKQDPYAIGFVSMSHMSDDVKALKIDGVQPSERTVADGSYPLVVPFIFLTKGEPTGVVKDFIKWVFSPEGQNIIRSERVVPAIANVSDDD encoded by the coding sequence ATACATTTGGAGATAAAATGGAAAGGGGGGATACTACTCATATTTGTCATCGTACTCTACCTATTATTCAGACCAGGCGTCCATTATGAGAGGATCGAGATAGCAGGTTCAACATCTGTACAGCCGGTGGCTGAAAAACTTGCAGCCGAGTACATGAAAAAACATCCAGATGTTAAAATAAACGTACAAGGCGGAGGATCTGGTATGGGCATCCGAACAGCCCAACAAGGCGTTGTAGACATAGGCACAAGTTCAAAATCACTTAAACCCGAAGAAAAGGATGGTTTAAAAGAATATGTTATCGGAAAAGATGGTATAGTGATAGCAGTGAACAAAGAAAACCCCATAGACGACCTGACAAAAGAACAACTTAGAGACATATTCAGTGGAAAAATACGAAACTGGAAGGAAGTAGGAGGCCCAGACGCTGAAATACATGTCATAGTCCGAGAAGAGGGATCAGGGACTAGAAGTTCATTCCAGAGCTTAGTAATGAAGGATGCTAAAATACGTTCTGATGCGATAGTTCAAGGATCCACAGAATCAGTTAAACAATCAGTTAAACAAGACCCTTATGCTATTGGTTTTGTTTCAATGTCCCATATGAGTGATGATGTAAAAGCCCTCAAAATTGATGGTGTCCAACCATCTGAGAGGACAGTCGCTGATGGGTCATATCCACTTGTTGTTCCGTTCATATTCCTCACAAAGGGCGAACCAACCGGTGTTGTGAAGGACTTCATAAAGTGGGTTTTTTCACCAGAAGGACAAAACATAATAAGAAGTGAAAGAGTTGTGCCCGCAATAGCAAATGTTTCAGATGATGACTAA
- a CDS encoding 4Fe-4S binding protein, whose translation MRLLDKCGCCGACVNVCPYEVLEMEKIVMINGECRECGTCSIVCPVNAIQIKGANHEI comes from the coding sequence TTGAGGCTATTAGATAAATGTGGGTGTTGCGGCGCTTGTGTAAATGTATGCCCATATGAAGTCTTAGAAATGGAAAAGATTGTCATGATAAATGGAGAATGTAGGGAATGCGGTACCTGCAGTATAGTATGTCCAGTGAACGCTATACAAATAAAGGGTGCAAATCATGAAATATGA
- a CDS encoding DUF2105 family protein — MDPVSIVPNVVPQIIVNFYPIAITIAIVTAAIGLSGVIIEKNDFQKILIIQIVTYAMLIIVAAVGTDLAEALILPGLVVSLAEILAVTEVLIFREYTKRGTNPPQLKKYKPIDMEVLKTAIPITSLLCVVYGTILTGFTGGAVAGAGILIYLFIGEPKGLSHDFWEEMSGVSGLAWCSWLLGFLLYFLNPRLWLVALFMSGGGIVIKVALKFGLLGILNREEFNK; from the coding sequence ATGGACCCTGTTTCAATAGTCCCTAATGTCGTGCCCCAAATAATCGTAAACTTTTATCCCATAGCAATCACAATCGCCATCGTAACAGCCGCCATAGGACTCTCAGGGGTTATAATAGAAAAAAATGACTTCCAAAAGATTCTAATAATCCAGATAGTCACTTATGCCATGCTGATAATCGTAGCAGCTGTGGGGACTGACTTAGCCGAAGCACTCATCCTTCCAGGGTTAGTTGTATCACTAGCAGAGATACTAGCAGTAACAGAAGTGCTAATATTCAGAGAATATACAAAAAGAGGAACCAACCCGCCACAATTAAAAAAATATAAACCTATTGACATGGAAGTTCTAAAGACAGCCATCCCCATAACCTCACTCCTCTGTGTTGTATATGGTACGATACTAACAGGTTTTACAGGGGGAGCGGTCGCAGGGGCTGGTATACTCATCTACTTGTTCATAGGAGAACCCAAGGGCTTATCACATGATTTCTGGGAGGAGATGTCAGGAGTGTCAGGATTGGCATGGTGCTCATGGCTTCTAGGATTCCTATTATATTTCCTAAACCCAAGATTATGGCTTGTGGCACTATTCATGTCAGGTGGCGGGATCGTAATCAAAGTAGCCTTGAAATTTGGACTCCTAGGAATACTAAACCGGGAAGAATTCAATAAATAA
- a CDS encoding DUF2108 domain-containing protein, producing MNIEFIYAAAILMIVGALGGVLQTRPIDKFLMLAVLGDGLISIVATFGYLDVAMASSFMTFVGIIIMMIGLVRVLEIRKMRGEIG from the coding sequence ATGAACATTGAATTCATATATGCTGCGGCCATCCTCATGATAGTCGGGGCCCTAGGAGGCGTGCTTCAAACAAGGCCCATAGACAAGTTCCTCATGTTAGCAGTGCTAGGTGATGGGCTAATTAGTATCGTGGCAACCTTCGGCTACCTTGACGTGGCCATGGCATCCTCATTCATGACCTTCGTAGGAATAATCATAATGATGATAGGATTAGTTAGAGTACTTGAAATCAGAAAAATGCGAGGCGAAATAGGATGA
- a CDS encoding proton-conducting transporter membrane subunit → MNEITNLNGPIIGHIPFMDIILYISPFSLALVAVIVAFTIFLALSKPELRSVARFGEDIVRTTTVEKKEARFRRFMTILCGIALTGVVTTGDLFNFALFVSLTGITNMGIFAGVKDTHVLDATFHYGLVLMICSLPLFGGVAMILANTGTLSMGILANIPTNPILNMSRTLLLIGAIGEGALAPFFATKVEMIRAKGAPYINMMHLSSLMVFTRVIEVLLILG, encoded by the coding sequence ATGAATGAGATAACAAATCTAAACGGTCCAATAATAGGACACATCCCATTCATGGATATAATATTATATATAAGCCCATTTTCACTAGCTTTAGTAGCGGTTATAGTGGCTTTCACAATATTCTTGGCACTAAGCAAACCAGAATTAAGATCAGTAGCAAGATTTGGAGAAGACATAGTAAGAACAACCACTGTAGAGAAAAAAGAAGCCAGATTCAGGAGATTCATGACAATACTCTGTGGTATAGCATTAACAGGCGTAGTTACCACAGGGGACTTGTTCAATTTCGCACTATTCGTATCGTTAACTGGCATCACAAACATGGGCATATTTGCAGGAGTGAAGGACACCCACGTCCTCGATGCAACATTCCATTATGGCCTCGTTCTCATGATCTGTAGCCTACCACTATTCGGTGGAGTGGCCATGATACTAGCAAACACAGGCACCCTAAGCATGGGCATCCTAGCAAACATCCCCACAAACCCTATATTGAACATGAGCCGAACATTACTCCTCATAGGGGCTATAGGAGAAGGTGCACTAGCACCATTCTTCGCAACCAAAGTAGAAATGATAAGAGCAAAGGGAGCCCCCTATATAAATATGATGCATTTAAGCTCCCTAATGGTCTTCACAAGAGTAATAGAAGTCCTATTAATCCTAGGGTGA
- a CDS encoding EhaE family protein — MISATGTLPLISFYLGLTLVLIGSLGVVFGPKTSKEPIVRIINLTVPSTGVALIFLSYNYTLAMLTFLSVNPILYIIMIRAIIRLEEMGGPIS; from the coding sequence ATGATCTCAGCCACTGGGACACTTCCATTAATATCATTCTACCTAGGGTTAACCTTAGTATTAATTGGGAGCTTAGGTGTTGTATTCGGGCCTAAAACTTCCAAAGAGCCCATAGTTAGGATAATAAACCTTACAGTCCCTTCTACAGGCGTGGCATTGATCTTTTTAAGTTATAATTATACCCTTGCAATGTTAACATTTCTAAGTGTGAATCCAATCCTCTATATCATAATGATAAGGGCTATTATAAGATTGGAAGAAATGGGAGGCCCCATAAGTTGA
- a CDS encoding PhoU domain-containing protein, producing MSRRNATLKAIIDVILYENPSTQDEIAEKLGITRRYVTKLLRPLIKKGVVKRAYMVDLQKFEEFADVFGEEVTSREYAGSFFIKELLKDMARHVCKQLEKSFKAFATYDKELADEALRMDYVTNHMHEKIRSSVDTAIAMNPYSEFGRAVVFTEIAYDLERIGDHSGIIANFTVKEAYPVDPEIMDYLRWMYETAISMVKKAMKAFLNERLELKDDVMKLEKKMHRIQRKALNCIATQMAETSFDEKERSTYYISLSRVVKTFERIGDISVEIVDTAGEFYMNIPRTITPERFRKL from the coding sequence ATGTCCCGGAGGAACGCCACTCTTAAGGCTATAATTGATGTGATATTATATGAAAATCCTTCTACGCAGGATGAGATCGCTGAAAAGTTGGGAATTACGCGGCGTTATGTTACTAAGTTACTTAGGCCGCTTATAAAGAAGGGTGTTGTTAAGAGGGCTTATATGGTTGATCTTCAGAAATTTGAGGAATTTGCGGATGTTTTTGGTGAGGAAGTGACTTCGAGGGAGTATGCTGGGAGTTTTTTCATCAAGGAGCTTTTGAAGGATATGGCGAGGCATGTGTGTAAGCAGCTTGAAAAGTCATTTAAAGCTTTTGCCACTTATGATAAAGAGCTTGCAGATGAAGCTCTTAGGATGGATTATGTTACTAATCATATGCATGAAAAGATCAGGTCTTCAGTTGATACTGCAATTGCTATGAATCCATATTCTGAGTTTGGGAGGGCTGTGGTATTCACTGAAATAGCCTATGATCTTGAACGTATAGGTGATCATTCAGGTATAATAGCTAATTTCACGGTTAAGGAAGCGTATCCTGTGGATCCTGAGATTATGGATTATCTTCGTTGGATGTATGAAACTGCTATTAGCATGGTTAAAAAGGCTATGAAAGCTTTCCTTAATGAAAGATTGGAACTTAAAGATGATGTTATGAAACTTGAGAAGAAGATGCATAGGATACAGAGAAAAGCGCTTAATTGTATTGCTACTCAAATGGCTGAAACGTCTTTTGATGAGAAAGAGCGTTCAACATACTATATTTCGCTTTCAAGGGTAGTTAAGACCTTTGAGAGAATAGGGGATATTTCTGTGGAGATTGTGGATACTGCGGGTGAGTTTTATATGAATATTCCACGTACAATTACTCCTGAGAGGTTCAGAAAGTTGTAG
- a CDS encoding glycosyltransferase family 39 protein — MPRKKSIILVCILAFIIRLIPSRNFAFPGNDAYIHHDIVMRLATKGIGIISKNPTSLLGLKPYAYPPLYHMLGLLMYKIFNSQLVFFLLPPVLAILTILVFYKIAWEIFQNERDSIFSAFLFSMVPSFVARTSVFIPESLGILLFTIILYILVKYVKSMPEYSDIDSFSLGGFFKIFKGNLKYIIIALLIFSIYLFTHRGWVFLTITVLILILTFLIPSFKKRPIEVSILFFFAVAGILEFTLLATRLQTQPVTILGFPKWMGLIQLIFGLYGALFFIKSKNPLYKFIFLWFTIFAIMGTYSFRFRDPYAAIPLSLMAGYGLSQAIIRLNKLRIPDYRILKKNLTPYIRLFVISLLLIIPIAQGGVIAYLNVISPTPEQIEAFEWIEKNTPPNSVFLATMEDAYLLIGNTHRRDVLLWKTIYQGMMGNPPTLKEKEMSEIEVKTIFTTSQINEAYYFLEKNNITYIYIRKPMHQQGLGLYLPTDTHFKTLIVTGDAAVYQYIPKPPIEGNKSKINFTGDPKYEKITDFIEKFWNGYSYSEIGGYTPMEYDPARDLEFGSTFKGCYDSNAMIAVLYDKLAAKTGNTQFKERSDYLITWLEYKQMENGSFPGGMPPAEYTITTAQTIYPLKDLKTNETEKITNKGLQFIENQIKNGEIRIAANKESSQLIGSDYLKLKTESQVGGMNPNKEIIYNVIEKQRRDGSWTSIAYENIEILKGLTLYYLATNDTKALKSIQEGSKWLKANQEDNGQFKGDGDPEIYSIGHYADALLVYYVAGDKGAMEKTLNYTLKKNIKNDPTPLKSYLTLFWDLKIIYNEDKALELSSKIL, encoded by the coding sequence TTGCCAAGAAAGAAGTCTATTATATTAGTATGTATTCTAGCCTTTATCATAAGACTCATACCAAGTAGGAATTTTGCATTCCCTGGTAACGATGCATACATCCACCATGACATTGTAATGAGACTAGCCACAAAAGGCATAGGCATAATTTCAAAAAACCCCACTTCACTACTAGGACTTAAACCATACGCTTATCCACCACTTTATCATATGTTAGGACTCCTCATGTATAAGATATTTAACAGCCAACTTGTATTCTTTCTTTTACCACCGGTTCTTGCAATATTAACTATACTCGTATTTTATAAGATCGCATGGGAAATCTTCCAAAATGAGAGGGATTCAATTTTCTCAGCCTTTTTATTTTCAATGGTACCATCATTTGTGGCCAGGACATCGGTATTCATACCAGAATCCTTAGGAATCCTATTATTCACAATAATACTCTACATCCTCGTAAAATATGTTAAGAGCATGCCAGAATACTCTGATATTGATAGTTTCAGTCTAGGAGGATTCTTCAAGATATTCAAAGGCAATCTTAAATATATTATAATAGCTCTTCTGATATTTTCAATATACTTATTCACCCATAGGGGATGGGTATTCCTCACCATAACTGTCCTAATATTAATTTTAACATTCCTGATACCCTCCTTTAAAAAAAGGCCAATAGAAGTTTCTATCTTATTCTTCTTCGCAGTCGCCGGTATTCTAGAATTCACATTACTCGCCACCCGTTTACAAACACAACCAGTTACAATACTCGGATTCCCAAAATGGATGGGTCTAATCCAGCTCATATTCGGATTATATGGTGCACTATTTTTCATAAAATCGAAGAATCCACTCTACAAGTTTATATTTTTATGGTTCACTATATTTGCGATAATGGGAACATATTCCTTCAGATTCCGGGACCCTTATGCTGCGATACCATTATCCTTAATGGCCGGTTACGGGCTCTCACAAGCCATTATAAGATTGAATAAGCTCAGAATACCAGATTATAGGATACTAAAGAAAAATCTCACACCATATATAAGATTATTTGTTATTTCACTTCTTTTGATCATCCCAATCGCACAAGGGGGTGTGATAGCTTATCTAAATGTTATAAGTCCCACACCAGAGCAGATAGAGGCCTTTGAATGGATAGAGAAAAACACGCCACCCAATTCTGTGTTTTTGGCGACAATGGAAGATGCCTACCTCCTTATAGGTAACACGCACAGAAGGGACGTTCTATTATGGAAGACGATCTACCAGGGTATGATGGGAAACCCCCCCACATTAAAAGAGAAAGAGATGAGCGAAATAGAAGTAAAGACAATATTTACCACTTCACAGATCAATGAAGCATACTATTTCCTCGAAAAAAATAACATAACATACATTTACATTAGAAAACCCATGCATCAGCAAGGTTTGGGATTATATCTCCCCACAGACACCCACTTCAAAACTCTTATTGTCACGGGAGATGCTGCAGTATATCAATACATTCCAAAACCCCCCATAGAAGGGAATAAATCCAAAATAAACTTTACTGGAGACCCAAAATATGAAAAAATAACTGATTTCATAGAAAAGTTTTGGAACGGATATTCTTATTCAGAAATCGGTGGATACACTCCAATGGAATATGATCCCGCTAGAGACTTAGAATTCGGAAGCACATTTAAAGGCTGCTACGACTCCAACGCCATGATAGCAGTTTTATATGACAAACTAGCTGCTAAAACAGGAAACACACAATTTAAAGAAAGATCTGATTATCTAATCACATGGTTAGAATATAAACAGATGGAAAATGGGTCATTCCCTGGTGGAATGCCACCAGCAGAATACACCATAACAACGGCCCAGACAATTTATCCCCTAAAAGACCTAAAAACAAATGAAACTGAAAAAATAACAAATAAAGGATTACAATTTATTGAAAACCAGATAAAAAATGGGGAGATCAGAATAGCAGCCAACAAAGAGTCATCACAACTTATAGGATCAGATTACCTGAAGCTTAAAACAGAATCCCAAGTAGGTGGAATGAACCCAAACAAAGAAATCATATATAATGTAATTGAAAAACAAAGAAGAGACGGATCTTGGACCTCCATAGCATATGAAAACATCGAAATACTTAAAGGATTAACCCTATACTACCTCGCAACAAATGATACAAAGGCCCTAAAATCAATCCAAGAAGGCTCAAAATGGCTTAAAGCTAACCAAGAAGACAATGGCCAATTCAAAGGTGATGGAGATCCAGAAATATATTCCATAGGACATTACGCCGATGCACTCCTAGTATATTACGTGGCAGGGGACAAAGGAGCCATGGAAAAAACTCTCAATTACACCTTAAAAAAGAACATTAAAAATGACCCAACACCACTAAAATCCTACCTAACACTATTCTGGGACCTTAAAATAATATACAACGAGGATAAAGCCCTAGAATTATCATCAAAGATACTATAA
- a CDS encoding citryl-CoA lyase, with the protein MITEKSLKEIFKFNICRWRTSITLIEKNCIITRGYLIEDLIENLSFPEVIFLLLMGDLPSKNKSKMLNAILVSFCDHGVTPPSTQVARLTRSTGSSLNASLAAGLLAFGENHAGAIEKAMKLFQETISICKSQKDIPVLAEKIVEEHLQMGKKIPGYGHRYHQKDPRATKILKIAKELKCTGPHTQLAKEIEKILYNSKKIHLNIDGANAAILSDIGFHWSTGTGIFMIGRLPGLIAHINEESQEEPFRKTLKLEEIQYHGKKPNKKMQNSKTPFNALSVISTQQSLK; encoded by the coding sequence ATGATAACAGAAAAATCCTTAAAAGAAATTTTTAAGTTTAATATTTGTCGTTGGAGGACATCCATAACCCTCATTGAAAAAAATTGTATAATTACACGTGGTTATTTAATAGAAGATTTAATTGAAAATCTTTCCTTCCCCGAAGTCATATTTTTACTATTAATGGGCGATTTGCCCTCTAAAAATAAATCCAAAATGCTTAATGCCATACTAGTATCCTTCTGCGACCATGGTGTTACACCACCAAGCACACAAGTCGCCCGTCTCACCAGATCAACAGGTTCATCTTTAAACGCCTCTCTAGCCGCCGGTTTATTAGCCTTCGGCGAAAACCATGCTGGCGCTATAGAAAAAGCCATGAAATTATTCCAAGAAACCATAAGTATTTGTAAATCCCAAAAAGATATACCAGTATTAGCAGAGAAAATCGTGGAAGAACACCTACAAATGGGAAAGAAAATACCTGGTTATGGTCACAGATACCACCAAAAAGACCCCAGAGCAACAAAAATACTAAAAATAGCAAAAGAACTAAAATGCACAGGACCACACACACAATTAGCAAAAGAAATAGAAAAAATACTATACAACTCCAAAAAAATACACCTAAATATCGACGGAGCTAACGCAGCAATATTATCAGACATAGGATTCCACTGGAGCACAGGAACCGGAATATTCATGATAGGAAGATTACCAGGATTAATAGCCCACATAAACGAAGAATCACAAGAAGAACCATTCAGAAAAACCTTAAAACTCGAAGAAATACAATATCACGGAAAAAAACCAAATAAAAAAATGCAAAATTCAAAAACTCCATTTAATGCACTTTCTGTTATATCAACCCAACAATCTCTGAAATAA
- a CDS encoding NAD(P)/FAD-dependent oxidoreductase, with protein sequence MKYDLIVVGGRVSGSISSFYASKKGLKVLMIEKNPEIGTPVQCAGGVSDTFFKSMKINPSPKFTCTRIKGACIHAPSGASFLTRDPMITGYIVERKIFDKHLAILAAEQGTDIMVNTTAKDLIIKDGKINGVIVKKNGQRFDISSEIVIAADGIQSKIARKAGLDTRFKVDEICSCAQSEMVGVNVKNEIMEFYLGNKIAPGGYFWIFPKGEKRANIGVGIRRKEWNMKSAQYYLKKFTSKLNATEIEFNIGAVPIGGPVKRTYTDGLLVVGDAAGQVDPLTGGGIHIAAECAKIAAETASDAIEEGRTDAGFLKVYEKRWYKKVGVNIMKSLKYRKILNKLTDEDLNNLIESLKGKKLNLDSKVSIFRLVKDYPNILKILKEIL encoded by the coding sequence ATGAAATATGACCTCATAGTAGTAGGAGGCAGAGTATCCGGATCTATATCCTCGTTTTACGCCTCGAAGAAGGGTCTCAAGGTCCTTATGATAGAAAAAAACCCTGAAATAGGCACACCAGTACAATGTGCCGGGGGTGTGAGTGACACCTTCTTCAAATCCATGAAAATAAACCCATCACCAAAATTCACTTGCACTAGGATTAAAGGTGCATGCATTCATGCACCTTCTGGTGCAAGTTTCCTAACCAGGGACCCTATGATAACAGGTTATATTGTTGAAAGAAAAATATTTGACAAACACCTTGCCATTTTAGCAGCTGAACAAGGAACCGATATAATGGTTAATACAACAGCAAAAGATCTGATAATCAAAGATGGTAAAATTAATGGTGTGATAGTTAAAAAAAATGGTCAAAGATTTGATATCAGTTCAGAGATCGTTATAGCTGCGGATGGGATACAATCAAAAATCGCCAGAAAAGCAGGCCTAGATACAAGGTTTAAAGTAGATGAAATCTGTTCATGCGCCCAGTCAGAGATGGTGGGCGTTAATGTTAAAAATGAAATAATGGAATTCTATCTCGGAAATAAAATAGCACCCGGCGGTTACTTCTGGATATTCCCAAAAGGCGAAAAAAGGGCGAACATTGGCGTTGGAATACGTAGAAAAGAATGGAACATGAAAAGTGCACAATATTATCTTAAAAAATTCACATCAAAATTAAATGCGACCGAAATAGAATTCAATATAGGAGCCGTACCTATTGGAGGGCCTGTTAAAAGAACCTATACTGATGGTCTGCTCGTAGTAGGTGACGCTGCAGGACAAGTAGACCCATTAACCGGTGGGGGCATACACATAGCCGCAGAATGCGCGAAAATAGCCGCTGAAACAGCTTCAGATGCCATAGAAGAAGGTAGAACCGATGCAGGCTTTTTAAAAGTGTATGAGAAAAGGTGGTATAAAAAAGTTGGAGTTAATATTATGAAATCCCTTAAGTATCGGAAAATACTTAATAAACTAACTGACGAAGATCTAAATAACTTGATAGAATCATTAAAAGGAAAAAAATTAAATTTAGATTCCAAGGTTTCAATTTTCAGACTGGTGAAAGATTACCCTAATATCCTCAAAATCCTCAAAGAAATACTATAG
- a CDS encoding DUF2106 family protein, giving the protein MIGRILNLLAEPRVVPKIFAFAIAVVLVFSLPLPFHLNPEQVYPKPPPQLQIELAKKNVDVSYNLAPYNRGGLPVDPHNRGIVKSQYKSPYEGWITAYLTPFSQWLRDVSYHLGTTIVAHPGGILDEILYYTRGLDTILESSILFTAFTIASWVILNRTRKI; this is encoded by the coding sequence TTGATAGGGAGAATCTTAAATCTTTTAGCCGAGCCCAGGGTGGTCCCTAAAATATTCGCATTCGCAATAGCAGTAGTATTAGTTTTTAGTTTGCCTCTTCCATTTCATCTCAACCCTGAACAAGTCTATCCTAAACCTCCACCCCAACTCCAGATAGAGCTGGCCAAGAAAAATGTTGATGTGAGTTATAATCTTGCACCCTATAATCGTGGCGGATTGCCAGTAGACCCCCATAATAGGGGTATAGTGAAGTCACAGTACAAAAGCCCATATGAAGGTTGGATAACGGCCTATCTAACTCCATTCTCCCAGTGGCTGAGAGATGTTTCATACCACTTAGGCACCACTATCGTAGCGCATCCAGGGGGGATCCTAGATGAAATCTTATACTACACAAGGGGATTAGACACGATACTCGAATCATCCATACTATTCACAGCATTTACCATAGCCTCTTGGGTTATATTAAATAGGACAAGAAAAATATGA
- a CDS encoding phosphate ABC transporter substrate-binding protein encodes MDTKTILGIIVAIIIIIGAIVVLGGQGEEKRIDIVGSTSVQPVAEKLAAEYMKKHPDVKINVQGGGSSVGITQAQQGTADIGTSSKELKEDEKKGLKVYLIGKDGIVVIVNKQNNIQGLTTEQVRDIFSGKIRNWKEVGGPDAPITVITREEGSGTRKAFEEIVMKKEAKIRKDAIVESSTEAVKQAVKQDPNAIGFISLANLDDTVKALEIDGIIPSEKTVADGSYKLQRPFLFLTKGEPTGVVKDFIDWVLSPEGQEIIRSEKIVPAKQ; translated from the coding sequence ATGGACACCAAAACAATTTTAGGGATAATAGTCGCCATAATTATAATAATAGGAGCCATAGTAGTCCTAGGCGGCCAGGGTGAAGAAAAAAGGATCGATATAGTAGGTTCAACATCTGTACAGCCGGTGGCTGAAAAACTTGCAGCCGAGTACATGAAAAAACATCCAGATGTTAAAATAAACGTACAAGGCGGAGGATCAAGTGTAGGCATTACACAAGCACAACAAGGAACAGCAGACATAGGCACATCCTCCAAAGAACTAAAAGAAGACGAAAAGAAAGGCCTTAAAGTATACCTCATAGGTAAAGATGGTATAGTCGTAATCGTGAATAAACAAAACAACATCCAAGGCCTTACAACAGAACAAGTCAGAGACATATTCAGTGGAAAAATACGAAACTGGAAGGAAGTAGGAGGCCCAGATGCCCCGATAACAGTTATAACAAGGGAAGAAGGTTCAGGAACGCGTAAAGCATTTGAAGAAATTGTGATGAAGAAAGAAGCTAAAATAAGAAAAGATGCAATCGTAGAAAGTTCCACAGAGGCAGTTAAACAAGCTGTTAAGCAAGACCCCAATGCCATCGGCTTTATATCACTTGCTAACCTCGATGACACCGTTAAAGCACTTGAAATCGATGGTATAATACCATCAGAGAAGACAGTAGCCGATGGGTCATACAAACTCCAGAGACCATTCTTGTTCCTTACAAAGGGCGAACCGACTGGCGTGGTAAAAGACTTCATTGATTGGGTCCTAAGCCCAGAAGGACAAGAAATAATAAGATCCGAGAAAATAGTCCCAGCCAAACAATAG